One Bacillus sp. FJAT-52991 genomic region harbors:
- a CDS encoding acyltransferase — translation MRRTERYKVEGGNSLWNIYKTVSFWKVFKNTVIIEVGRFMPFMKLKNGLYRTFLGMNIGEKTALAYKVVPDIMFPEYITIGRNSIVGYNTVILAHEYLIDEYRLGKVIIGDNVMIGANCTILPGVTIGDGAIVSAATLVHRDVPSGAFAGGNPMQIKDRK, via the coding sequence ATGAGACGGACAGAACGGTACAAAGTAGAGGGTGGAAACTCGCTTTGGAATATTTATAAAACCGTTTCGTTTTGGAAAGTTTTTAAAAATACCGTCATCATTGAGGTCGGTCGTTTCATGCCATTTATGAAGTTGAAAAATGGGCTTTATCGCACCTTCCTCGGAATGAACATTGGAGAAAAAACGGCACTGGCCTATAAAGTTGTGCCCGATATTATGTTCCCGGAATACATCACAATCGGTCGCAACTCCATTGTCGGTTACAATACGGTGATCCTTGCCCACGAATATTTAATCGATGAATATCGGCTCGGAAAAGTGATTATAGGTGACAATGTGATGATTGGCGCTAATTGTACGATCTTACCTGGAGTCACGATTGGTGACGGAGCAATCGTCTCCGCTGCTACCCTCGTTCATCGAGACGTACCTTCTGGTGCCTTTGCTGGGGGAAACCCGATGCAAATTAAAGATAGAAAATAA
- the ppaX gene encoding pyrophosphatase PpaX: protein MKNITTLLFDLDGTLINTNELIIASFLHTLDYYFPNQYQREDVYPFMGPTLVETFSSIDPDRVDEMVERYRTYNLAKHDELVTEFDGVYDTIRTLKENGYKLAIVSTKMRNTVIKGLKLMNLYDFFEVIVALDDVTEPKPHPEPLQKALAALGSTPEEAMMIGDNYHDIEGGKNAGTLTAGVSWSVKGKEFLQTFDPDYMLDTMSELLDILQVSTVNK from the coding sequence ATGAAAAACATTACAACGTTGCTGTTTGACTTAGATGGCACATTAATTAACACAAATGAATTAATTATTGCTTCATTTTTGCATACACTTGATTATTATTTCCCGAACCAATATCAACGAGAAGATGTGTATCCTTTTATGGGACCGACACTTGTTGAAACATTTAGCAGCATCGATCCAGATCGAGTCGATGAAATGGTCGAGCGTTATCGTACATATAATCTTGCTAAGCATGATGAGCTAGTGACAGAGTTTGATGGTGTGTATGACACGATCCGCACGCTGAAGGAAAACGGCTATAAGCTCGCGATCGTTTCCACGAAAATGCGCAATACGGTTATTAAAGGCTTAAAGCTGATGAATTTGTATGATTTCTTCGAAGTGATTGTCGCACTTGATGATGTGACGGAACCGAAGCCTCATCCGGAGCCGTTGCAAAAAGCATTGGCTGCACTGGGTTCAACACCGGAAGAAGCGATGATGATCGGCGATAACTATCACGACATTGAAGGTGGGAAAAACGCAGGTACACTGACAGCTGGTGTTTCTTGGTCCGTTAAGGGGAAAGAGTTTTTACAAACTTTCGATCCGGATTATATGTTGGATACAATGTCTGAACTGCTCGATATTTTACAAGTGAGCACGGTAAATAAATGA